From Pseudomonas sp. stari2:
TTGTTGCATCGGGCTGCGACGCAAGCGCGCAGCAAAAAAACGCAGCCCAACGGCTTTCCCAATAACAAAATGAGGACGGCACCATGAGCGCTTTAACCTTGAAAGTCGCAGTTAACCTGGTCAACGAAGCCATCAGCGCAGGGCGGGCGATCTCCGCTGCGCCGCTGACCATTGCAGTACTGGATACCGGCGGCCATCTGGTCACCTTGCAACGAGAAGACGGCGCCAGCCTGTTGCGCCCGAACATCGCCATCGGCAAAGCCTGGGGCGCCATCGCCCTGGGCAAGGGCTCACGACTGCTGGCGCTGGACGCGCAACAACGCCCGGCGTTCATCGCCGCGCTCAACAGCATGGGGCAGGGCAGCGTCGTGCCAGCACCGGGTGGTGTGCTGATTCGTGATCAGGCGGGGAACGTGCTGGGAGCGATCGGCATCAGCGGCGATCTGTCGGATGTTGATGAGCAAGTGGCGATCAAGGCTGTGGAAGCTTTGGATCTGCGGGCGGATGCGGGGGTGGCGGCCTGACGGGAACTGAATCACCCCGGTTGGTATTGAGGTGATGACGAATCGGGGGGGCGTCGATAGACTGCCGCCCCGTTTTTGTATCAAGGAAGATCAGCGTGAAGACGCTACTTGGCTTTTCTCTGGCCACGGCCATGACCCTCATTACTCCCTTTCTGCACGCTGCCGAACCGCTGGACGCCGAAGACATTGCATTCCAGGCGCTGAGCCCGGTGGTTACCGCGTTGATCAATGCCGACGATGTTTCTGAATTGATGGCGCGGGCCGAGAAGCTCGAAGACACCGATACCTTGCAGGCCATTGCGGTTTATCTGGCAGCCACTCGCGAAGATCCCAAGCAAATGCTCGCGCCTTATCAGGTCGCCGCGCTGTTTGCCCGCCGTGGCGATGACAAACTGGCCTTGCGCTTCCTGCAAGAGGCTGATGATCGTGGCATGTGGTTCGGCCCTTTGCTGGCCGGCGACGAGGACTTTTCCGATCTGCGCGAGACCGCCACCTACAAAACCGTATTGGCCAATGCGCAGCAGCGCTACAAGACAATCGCTCCCGGCAAGGTCGGCGCCATTTCAGTGCTCAATCCGTCGGCGGAAATTCCCGCGCCCAAGGCGTGCCGTCCGGTGGTGGTCTGGCTGCACGGCTACGGTATCAACGGCGAGCTCGACGAGAGCTACCAGCCACTCGCTGATACCGGGGCCATTATCCTTGGCATCAACGGTACAGAGATGATCAATGCGGTCGACAGCTTCCGCTGGATCGGCCCGGGCTTCGAGGGTACCCATAAAGCGGTGCAGAACGGCTTGAACCAATTGGCGGCGCAGCAATGCATCGATCGCAAGCACGTCTACCTGATGGGCTTCTCTCAAGGTTCACAACACGCGGGCGCCTTGCTGGCGCAACATCCGGATGACTACGCCGGTGCTCTGTTGCTCTCACCTGGCGGCCGGCAGCCGACTCCGACAGTGAGCAAGGCGCACGGCAAAAGAGTGTTTGTGATCAACGGCAAGATGGAAGGCGCGGGCAATCAGCAGATGGCCACTGACTTGCGCAAGCTGTTCAGTGACGGCAACGAAGTCAAATCCCGTACCCATGAAGGCGGGCATTCCTTCCCGGACGACTGGAGCACCTCCTTGCCGCAAGCGCTGCGCTGGTTGATGGGTAGCGACGCCTGAAACAAAAAAATCGCAGGTCTGGCCACGTCTTCAGGATGCTTTGGCCAGGCCTGCGATTTTTTTTTGCGTGAGTTTCGCGCTGTCAGTCCGGCTCGCAGCCCTTGAGCACCAACCGGATGATGGTTTGCGCCGCCGCTTCATAGTCGGCTTCGTCGAGCTTTTCCTTACCGGTCACGGCGGAGATCTGCCAGTCGAAGTCGGCGTAGGTCTGGGTCGCGGCCCAGATGCTGAACATCAGGTGGTTGGGGTCGATCGGGGCGATCTGGCCGCGGTCGATCCAGCTCTGGATGCAGTCGATGTTGTGCTTGGCCTGGCTGTTCAGTTGCTCGACCAGGTCGGCGCTCAGGTGCGGGGCGCCATGCATGATTTCGCTGGCGAACACCTTCGAGGCAAACGGCAGGTCGCGGGAGATGCGAATCTTCGAGCGGATGTAGCCGCTCAGCACTTCGCTCGGTACGCCGTCTGGGTTGAACGGGGTCGAGGCGTGCAGGATCGGTACGATGATGCTTTCCAGAACCTCGCGGTAGAGGTTTTCCTTGGACTTGAAGTAGTAGTAGACGTTGGGCTTGGGCAATCCCGCCTTGGCGGCGATGTCGCTGGTTTTGGTCGCAGCGAAGCCTTTGTCGGCAAACTCTTCACTGGCGGCACGCAGGATCAGTTCTTTGTTACGCTCGCGGATTGTGCTCATAAACCCGGTGGTTCCTTGCCTGTTCTGGCGGTTGCGCATGGTAGCACCGGCCTCGCGCACCGCTCAACAATGCCCCGTGTGGCCTGCAGTCGCGGTATGCTGCGCGGCATTATTCACATAAGGAAACAAGATTCATGGCAGGAAGCAGTTTGCTGGTGCTGATCGACGATATCGCCACCGTTCTGGATGATGTGGCGTTGATGAGCAAAATGGCCGCCAAGAAGACCGCCGGGGTACTCGGCGATGACCTGGCGCTCAATGCCCAGCAAGTTTCAGGTGTACGCGCCGAACGGGAAATTCCTGTGGTATGGGCGGTGGCCAAGGGCTCGTTCGTCAACAAGTTGATCCTGGTGCCGTCGGCGCTGGCGATCAGTGCCTTCGTGCCGTGGCTGGTGACGCCGCTGTTGATGGTCGGTGGCGCCTACCTGTGCTTCGAGGGTTTCGAGAAACTCGCCCATCCGCTGTTGCACGGCAAAGATGAAGATCAGGCCGAGCATACGCAGTTGACCGAAGCGGTGGCCGATCCTGCGACCGATCTGGTGGCCTACGAGAAGGACAAGATCAAAGGCGCGATCCGCACCGACTTCATCCTCTCGGCAGAAATCATCGCCATCACCCTCGGCACCGTGGCCGAGGCTTCGCTGACCCAGCAAGTGATCGTGATGTCGGGCATTGCCATCGTCATGACCGTAGGCGTTTATGGACTGGTGGCCGGTATCGTCAAACTCGATGACCTCGGCCTGTGGCTGACGCAGAAGCCCGGCGCTGCGGCGAAACGCATCGGCAACGCGATCCTGCGCGCCGCTCCGTACATGATGAAAGGCCTGTCGGTAATCGGCACGGCGGCGATGTTTCTGGTCGGCGGCGGCATCCTGACTCACGGCGTACCGGTGGTGCATCACTGGATCGAGAGCGTTGCCGCAGCGGCGGGCAGCGCCGGGTTTGCAGTGCCTGTGTTGCTCAATGGGGTGGCAGGGGTTGTGGCGGGGGCGGTGGTGCTGGCGGTTGTGTCGGTCGTCGGCAAAGTCTGGAAAGCGCTGAAGGGCTGATTTACGGCTCAATGAAAAAGGCCATTCGATTCCCATCGAATGGCCTTTTTTGTGGCTGCCGTTTTTATTCGGCGATCTGCAGTTTGCGCGATTCGGTGTATACGTAGCGCACCTTCTCGTACTCGAACGGCGAGTTCATCTGGCCGTAGCGGAAGCGGGTCTGATAACGCTTGTCGACTGCCCGCAGCGCCCAGATTTCCGGGTGGTTTTCGCTGACTTTCGACACGTTCAGGTAGTTGATCGCCGATTCGGCGGTGTAGTCCACGGCCAGGCCGGCGGTGTCGCGGATGTTCGAGGGGCCGAGGATCGGCAGCACGAAGTAGGCGCCGCCCGGCACACCATAGAAGCCCAGGGTCTGGCCGAAGTCTTCGCTCTGGCGTGGCAGGCCCATGGCAGTGGCCGGGTCCCACAGGCCGGCGATGCCGATGGTGGTGTTGAGCAGCAGGCGCGCAGTGGTTTCCATCGAGCGCTTGCCCTTGAACTGCAGCAGGCTGTTGACCAGATTCGGCACGTCGCCGAGGTTGTTGAAGAAGTTGCTCACACCGGAGCGCACGAAGCCGGGCGTGACATAGCGATAGCCATCGACCACCGGCAGGAACACCCATTGGTCGAAGCGGTAGTTGAAGTGGTAGACCCGGCGGTTCCACGACTCCAACGGGTCATACACGTTCAGTGCGTTGAGGGTCGAACGCTCGAATTCGCGCTGGTCCAGCCCCGGGTTGAATTTGAGTTTGGACAGTGGCTCCTTGAAGCCGTCACTGTCGACCACCACCGGTGCGTTGGCTTTGCTGTTGTCGGCCTGGGCCACGCCTGCACAGAGTAACGCTGCAAACAGCAGGAGATATTTAGCCACGGAAGAACTCCAGCATGGCGTCGCTGTTGACGCGGTAGTTAAGGTTGCCGCAATGGCCGCCCAGTGGATAAACCGTCAGGCGATCGCCGAAGGTTTTGCGCAGGAAGCCGAGGTCGCCCGGGCCGAGGATCACGTCGTCGGCGTTGTGCATCACGGCGATTTTCGGGCTGTCGTGCAGGTAGTCCTTGAGGGCGTACAGGCTGACCTGATCGATCAGTTGCAACAGGCTGCCGCCGTCGGTGCGGGCGCGCCACATCGGAATCACCTGTTCGGTCAGGTAGCAGTCGAAGTCGCATTGCAGCGCACGCTTGAGGAACGGCGTGAGGCTGGTGCCTTCGGTGATCGGGAATTTCGGCGGGGTGATCAGGCCGCGACGGTTGATCAGGTCCGAGGTGAAGGCGATGTCCGCCGCCGAGAAACGGAACGAGGTGCCGATCAGCATCGCCATCTGCTCGTTGCTCAGGTGCTGTTTGGACTGCTGGAAGTCATAGAGCAGTGCATCGTTGAGGTCGATGTAGCCTTTCTGCTGGAAGTAGCGGGTCAGCTTGGCCAGCACCAGTTCATAGAACGTGGTGCTGTTGTTGATGCCCTTGACCTCGGTCTGCACCAGCTTGTCGAGGTTGGTGATCGAGGTGTAGAGGTTGACCGGCGGGTTCAGCAGCAGGACTTTCTTGAAGTTGAAACTGCGGCGGGTTTCGTCCAGGTGGGCGACGAACGCTGCGTCCAGCGCACCGAGGCTGTAGCCGCTCAGGTAATAGTCGGTGACCGGCACTTTCGGGTTCTGCGCACGCACGGCCTGCATTACCCGGTACATGTCTTCGGCGTCTTCCTTGGTCACGCCGGGGGTGGCGAAACGCGAGGCGGCACTCATGAAGTCGAAACTGGTCGGGGAGGACAGCTGCACTACGTGGTAGCCGGCTTTGTAGTAGAGCTTTTTCAGGTATTCGTTGAGGCTGCTGTCATAACGCGCGCCGGTGCCGGCGATCAGGAAGATCAGCGGGGCTGCCTTGTCCTGGGTGGCGATGCGATAGGTAAGTTTTTTCACTGCCCAGAAGTTGTCCGGCAGGATGAACTCGCGTTCCGGGCGCAGGGTGACGCTGCGGTCGGTCTGATTGATGTCGTCGTCCGACGGCAACTCCGGACGCAGGTCCGGTGGCGTGGTGGCGATGGTCGCTTCGAACGGGTTGGTCAGGGGGTAGCCATAACTGGCGGCGTCGATATCCACCGCCAGCGCGGACGCACTCAGAATAAGGCCGCCAAACAGGGCGGCGAAGCGCAAGGATCGGAGCATGAGTGAATCCCTTAAAGGAAGGTGCCGAATGAGGTTCGCAGGCTATGACCACTGGGTTTGCGCCAAAGTGCCATGCATCGGCACCAATCAGACGGAATTCGGGGTAATAGTAGCCGGACGATACACTTTGCGCGGATCGAATGACCAGTTAAGAGTTGTTAGTTCTTGCACACGGCTGGCAGGCGATTAAGCTGGCCGCCGATTTCATCGTTTGGAGTGTTCCATGTCCCGCCGCTTGCCCGTGATTTTGCTGCTCGTTCTTTTGCCGTTATGGCTGGCCGCCAGTTATGGCGCGCGTTATGGCTTCATGGAGGACGCGCAGTGGGTGGGCATCTGCGTTGACGAGGCGAGCCGTTGGGAATGCTCGGTGCGCTCGAACCTGGGCCTGATGATTCATTTCCAGATGCTCGGCTGGGCGGCGGTCGCAGCTGCGGTGATCGGTTTTGTCGTGCCGGGACGGGCAGGGTGGTGGCTGGCGGTGCTGGCGCTGGTGTTCGGGTTTCCGGCACTGGCGTTGTACAACACCACGCTGGCGGTGTTTGCGGTGGTGATTGCAGGGCTGCGATTGGTTCGGGAGTCCCGCGTCGTCAACTGACTGGTCGTGCTGCATCGCGGGCTCGCCCGCGATGCTTTCAGAGACTGAAGGTCAGACTTTGAGAACCCGCAGGCAGCGCCACAATGCGGCCACCATCAACCCGCTGACCAGCGCCCAGCCCCAGGCCTGCTGGTTCTGCAAGCCTTCACGGAACAACTGCGGCGCGATGCATGCCCCGATGATGAAGGTCAGCAGGGCAATCTCCCGGTGGGCCACCGGCACCGGGCGGCACAGGTAAACCAGCGCCGGCAGAATGAACGCCGCACTCGCGAAGCTGCGATAGCGCGGATCGAACACCATCTCCAGCACCATTACCGCAGCTGCAAAACCGGCCGCCGCAACCAGCCAGCCGGCGTGTCGTTCGAAGGCATTGAAGGCGCGCGCACGCCAACCGCTGCGGGCGCTCAAGGCGAGTGCGGCATGGGCCAGCACCAGCAGATTCAGCACCGTCAGCAGACCGACCCACACCCATTCGCTGGCGAAGCGCGTGGTCAGCCATGCGAGGTTGGCCCAGGCACCGATCGAGCAAGCGGCGAGGGCGCCGAGCAATGGCAGTGCCAGTGCTGAGTCCGTGGTGCGAACCCGGCCGCCAAGCACCAACGTGCCGACAAAGATCAGACCGCCGAGTGCCAGCCAGCGCGACCAGTCAGGCACGTTCGACACCGGTCCGGCCAGCACGCCTTTGTCCTGGCGATCCGCATCGAACAGCCCCCAGTAACCGCCGACCGCACCTTCGCTGCCGCGCTTCCACGGCTGGTCGAAAGCTTCGATCAGGTTGTAATGCCAGCCCTGCTGTTCGGCGAGGGTGACAAAACCACGAATGAACCTGGCTTCGTTGACCCGGCTCGGCAATGCGGTCTCCCGCTGACGGCCTTCGCTCGGCCAGCCGGTTTCGCCAATCATCACGTCTTTGGGGGCAAACTTGTTGCCGAACACCTGACGCACATCGGCCACGTGTTGCAGGGCGGCGTCGATGTTCGAAGGATCATCTTCCCAGTACGGCAGCAAGTGAATGGTCAGGAAATCCACCGCCGGTGCGACTTCCGGGTGCTTGAGCCAGAACTCCCAGACATCGGCGTAGGTCACGGGTTGCTTGATGTGGTTCTTGACCTTGTTGATCAGCTTCGCCAGTTGCGCGCCGGTGACTTCCTTGCGCAGCAAGGCTTCGTTGCCGACGATCACCGCGCTGACCACATCCGGGTTGGCGTTGGCCGAGGCGATCAGCAGATCGACTTCTTTCTCGGTGTCGACCGGGTTGCTGTTGACCCAGGCGCCGATCATCAGCTTCAAACCATGCTTGCGCGCCAGATCCGGCAGGGCTTCGAGGCCGGTCATGGAATAGGTGCGGATGCATTCGAAGCGGGTGGCGAGCAGGGCGAGGTCGGCGTCCATGCGCTCCGGGCGCAGTTTGAACGGTACGTCGAACGGCGACTGATCCTTGTCGAACGGGGTGTAGGAGGCGCACTGCAACTTGTGGGTCGGAGTGGCGACGTCCGGCAGGATCACCGGTTTGCCGAGGCCGTACCAGAAGCCACAAAGCGCAAACAGGCCGAGCAGGCAGGCGAACAGATAAGGAAGAAAAGGGAAGCGGGAGGATGCGGACATGGTCAGGCCGAGTGGCTGCAAAGCGACGCATGTTACCTGCATTTATAGAGGGGTTGGTGGCCCGCATGCGTTTGACATGCAAAGTTCGGGCGGATTGTCTGGCGCCAATTATCCGGTTGCAGTTAATGGCTTTCTGATGTCGTTTCTCGTTGTATCAAGGTCGCTGACAGAGCAGGTCGCTGTGTGCGTCAGGTTGATGATCGGACTCGTCAGTACTCCGCTGATGTTCGAACGAGTTTGCGGTCAGGCGTGATGGGGGCGCTGTGCACCATAACAATACGTTGACGATGCCCGGCATCCGTCGGGCGCAGCATTTCGGGGAAGTAACGATGAAGATGCGACGACTTTTAGGCGCAGGTGCCGCTCTGGTGCTTGCGATGAGCTCCACTTTCGCCAGCGCTGAAAAACAGACCCTGAACATCGGTTACGTTGACGGCTGGTCCGACAGCGTCGCGACCACCCATGTGGCGGCCGAGGTGATTAAACAAAAACTTGGCTACGACGTGAAACTCCAGGCTGTCGCCACCGGGATCATGTGGCAGGGCGTTGCCACCGGCAAACTCGACGCCATGCTGTCGGCCTGGCTGCCGGTGACTCACGGCGAATACTGGGCGAAGAACAAGGATCTGGTCGTCGATTACGGCCCGAACTTCAAGGACGCGAAAATCGGCCTGATCGTGCCCGAGTACGTCAAAGCCAAATCCATCGAAGACCTGAAAACCGACGACAGCTTCAAGAATCGCATCGTCGGCATCGACGCCGGCTCAGGCGTGATGCTCAAGACCGACCAGGCGATCAAGGATTACGGCTTGACCGGTTACACCCTCAAGGCCAGTTCCGGCGCCGGCATGATCGCCGAGCTGACCCGCGCCGAGAAAAAGAACGAATCCATTGCCGTGACCGGTTGGGTGCCGCACTGGATGTTCGCCAAGTGGAAACTGCGCTTCCTCGACGACCCGAAAGGCGTGTATGGCGCGGCTGAAACCGTGAACAGCATCGGCAGCAAGGAGCTGGAGGCCAAGGCGCCGGAAGTGGCGAAGTTCCTGAAGAACTTCCAGTGGGCCTCCAAAGACGAAATCGGTCAGGTCATGCTGGCGATTCAGGACGGTGCCAAACCTGAAGCCGCCGCAAAGGACTGGGTCGCCAAACACCCGGACCGCGTGGCTGAATGGACCAAGTAATATAAGTCGAAGCGTCTAGTCTGCGCTTCCCAGGGCCGCCCGGCATCACCGCCGGGCGGCCTTTTTTATGTCGCTTCTTTTTATAAGGGATGTTGGTCGTTTTCGAGCGGTCTGGAAATTGGCAAAAACGCCATGGCGTTCTACTACTAAGGTCGTCTGGAAGCCGGCTCGCAGCCGCATACAGTGGATACGTTCCAAAAATAAAAATCTGTGCTGCGAGGATAAAAACAATGAACGACAGCATTTACCTCTCTATTCAGAACAGCCCGCGCTTCAAGGAGCTGGTGAAAAAAAGGGAAAGGTTCGCCTGGATACTCTCGGCGATCATGCTAGGGCTCTACTCCGGTTTCATTCTGCTGATCGCGTACGGGCCGCAACTGCTCGGGACCAAGATCAGTGCCGGTTCATCGATCACCTGGGGCATCCCCATCGGTGTCGGGCTGATTGTCTCGGCCTTCATCCTGACCGGTATCTACGTGCGCCGCGCCAATGGCGAGTTCGACGACCTGAACAATGCGATTCTCAAGGAGGCTCAGCAATGATCCGGCGTCTACTGGCTCTTTTGAGCATCGCAGCGTTCGCTCCAGCCGCCTGGGCTGCTGACGCCCTGACTGGCGAAGTCCACAAACAACCGCTCAACGTTTCCGCGATCGTCATGTTCGTGGTGTTCGTCGGCGCGACTCTGTGCATCACTTACTGGGCGTCCAAACGCAACAAGTCGGCTGCCGACTACTATGCGGCGGGCGGCAAGATCACCGGTTTCCAGAACGGTCTGGCAATCGCCGGTGACTACATGTCGGCGGCATCCTTCCTGGGGATTTCCGCGCTGGTGTTCACCTCCGGCTACGACGGCCTGATCTACTCGATCGGCTTCCTGGTGGGCTGGCCGATCATTCTGTTCCTGATCGCCGAGCGTCTGCGTAACCTGGGTAAATACACCTTTGCCGACGTGGCGTCCTACCGCCTCGGGCAGACCCAGATCCGCACACTGTCTGCCTGCGGTTCGCTGGTGGTGGTGGCGTTCTACCTGATCGCGCAAATGGTCGGTGCCGGCAAGCTGATCCAGCTGCTGTTCGGTCTCGACTACCACGTTGCGGTGATTCTGGTCGGTATCCTGATGTGCCTGTACGTGCTGTTCGGCGGCATGCTGGCGACCACCTGGGTGCAGATCATCAAGGCGGTGCTGTTGCTGTCCGGTGCCTCGTTCATGGCGCTGATGGTGATGAAGCATGTCAACTTCGACTTCAACACCCTGTTCTCCGAGGCCATCAAGGTTCACGCCAAGGGTGAAGCGATCATGAGCCCGGGCGGTCTGGTAAAAGACCCGATCTCGGCATTCTCCCTGGGGCTGGCACTGATGTTCGGTACCGCCGGCCTGCCGCACATCCTGATGCGCTTCTTCACCGTGAGCGACGCGAAAGAAGCCCGTAAGAGCGTGCTGTATGCGACCGGTTTCATCGGCTACTTCTACATCCTGACCTTCATCATCGGCTTCGGCGCGATCCTGCTGGTCAGCACCAACCCGGCCTTTAAAGATGCGGCGGGCGCACTGCTCGGCGGCAACAACATGGCGGCGGTACACCTGGCGAACGCCGTGGGCGGCAGCGTGTTCCTCGGCTTCATCTCGGCGGTGGCGTTCGCGACCATCCTGGCGGTAGTGGCCGGCCTGACCCTGGCGGGTGCTTCGGCGGTGTCTCACGACCTGTACGCCAGCGTGATCAAGAAGGGCAAGGCCAACGAGAAGGATGAAATCCGCGTTTCGAAGATCACCACCGTCGCGCTGGGCGTCTTGGCTATCGGCCTGGGCATCCTGTTCGAAAGCCAGAACATTGCGTTCATGGTTGGCCTGGCGTTCTCCATTGCGGCGAGCTGCAACTTCCCGGTGCTGCTGCTTTCGATGTACTGGAAGAAGCTGACCACTCGCGGTGCGATGGTTGGTGGCTGGCTGGGGCTGGTGAGTGCGGTGGGGCTGATGATTCTTGGTCCGACCATCTGGGTCCAGATCCTGCACAACGAGAAGGCGATCTTCCCTTACGAGTATCCTGCGCTGTTTTCGATGATCATTGCGTTCATCGGCATCTGGTTCTTCTCGGTCACCGACAAGTCGGCGGCGGCTGAGAAC
This genomic window contains:
- a CDS encoding heme-binding protein; the protein is MSALTLKVAVNLVNEAISAGRAISAAPLTIAVLDTGGHLVTLQREDGASLLRPNIAIGKAWGAIALGKGSRLLALDAQQRPAFIAALNSMGQGSVVPAPGGVLIRDQAGNVLGAIGISGDLSDVDEQVAIKAVEALDLRADAGVAA
- a CDS encoding TetR/AcrR family transcriptional regulator; translated protein: MSTIRERNKELILRAASEEFADKGFAATKTSDIAAKAGLPKPNVYYYFKSKENLYREVLESIIVPILHASTPFNPDGVPSEVLSGYIRSKIRISRDLPFASKVFASEIMHGAPHLSADLVEQLNSQAKHNIDCIQSWIDRGQIAPIDPNHLMFSIWAATQTYADFDWQISAVTGKEKLDEADYEAAAQTIIRLVLKGCEPD
- a CDS encoding DUF808 domain-containing protein; this encodes MAGSSLLVLIDDIATVLDDVALMSKMAAKKTAGVLGDDLALNAQQVSGVRAEREIPVVWAVAKGSFVNKLILVPSALAISAFVPWLVTPLLMVGGAYLCFEGFEKLAHPLLHGKDEDQAEHTQLTEAVADPATDLVAYEKDKIKGAIRTDFILSAEIIAITLGTVAEASLTQQVIVMSGIAIVMTVGVYGLVAGIVKLDDLGLWLTQKPGAAAKRIGNAILRAAPYMMKGLSVIGTAAMFLVGGGILTHGVPVVHHWIESVAAAAGSAGFAVPVLLNGVAGVVAGAVVLAVVSVVGKVWKALKG
- a CDS encoding VacJ family lipoprotein; the protein is MAKYLLLFAALLCAGVAQADNSKANAPVVVDSDGFKEPLSKLKFNPGLDQREFERSTLNALNVYDPLESWNRRVYHFNYRFDQWVFLPVVDGYRYVTPGFVRSGVSNFFNNLGDVPNLVNSLLQFKGKRSMETTARLLLNTTIGIAGLWDPATAMGLPRQSEDFGQTLGFYGVPGGAYFVLPILGPSNIRDTAGLAVDYTAESAINYLNVSKVSENHPEIWALRAVDKRYQTRFRYGQMNSPFEYEKVRYVYTESRKLQIAE
- a CDS encoding serine/threonine protein kinase gives rise to the protein MLRSLRFAALFGGLILSASALAVDIDAASYGYPLTNPFEATIATTPPDLRPELPSDDDINQTDRSVTLRPEREFILPDNFWAVKKLTYRIATQDKAAPLIFLIAGTGARYDSSLNEYLKKLYYKAGYHVVQLSSPTSFDFMSAASRFATPGVTKEDAEDMYRVMQAVRAQNPKVPVTDYYLSGYSLGALDAAFVAHLDETRRSFNFKKVLLLNPPVNLYTSITNLDKLVQTEVKGINNSTTFYELVLAKLTRYFQQKGYIDLNDALLYDFQQSKQHLSNEQMAMLIGTSFRFSAADIAFTSDLINRRGLITPPKFPITEGTSLTPFLKRALQCDFDCYLTEQVIPMWRARTDGGSLLQLIDQVSLYALKDYLHDSPKIAVMHNADDVILGPGDLGFLRKTFGDRLTVYPLGGHCGNLNYRVNSDAMLEFFRG
- a CDS encoding beta (1-6) glucans synthase, producing MQVTCVALQPLGLTMSASSRFPFLPYLFACLLGLFALCGFWYGLGKPVILPDVATPTHKLQCASYTPFDKDQSPFDVPFKLRPERMDADLALLATRFECIRTYSMTGLEALPDLARKHGLKLMIGAWVNSNPVDTEKEVDLLIASANANPDVVSAVIVGNEALLRKEVTGAQLAKLINKVKNHIKQPVTYADVWEFWLKHPEVAPAVDFLTIHLLPYWEDDPSNIDAALQHVADVRQVFGNKFAPKDVMIGETGWPSEGRQRETALPSRVNEARFIRGFVTLAEQQGWHYNLIEAFDQPWKRGSEGAVGGYWGLFDADRQDKGVLAGPVSNVPDWSRWLALGGLIFVGTLVLGGRVRTTDSALALPLLGALAACSIGAWANLAWLTTRFASEWVWVGLLTVLNLLVLAHAALALSARSGWRARAFNAFERHAGWLVAAAGFAAAVMVLEMVFDPRYRSFASAAFILPALVYLCRPVPVAHREIALLTFIIGACIAPQLFREGLQNQQAWGWALVSGLMVAALWRCLRVLKV
- a CDS encoding glycine betaine ABC transporter substrate-binding protein codes for the protein MKMRRLLGAGAALVLAMSSTFASAEKQTLNIGYVDGWSDSVATTHVAAEVIKQKLGYDVKLQAVATGIMWQGVATGKLDAMLSAWLPVTHGEYWAKNKDLVVDYGPNFKDAKIGLIVPEYVKAKSIEDLKTDDSFKNRIVGIDAGSGVMLKTDQAIKDYGLTGYTLKASSGAGMIAELTRAEKKNESIAVTGWVPHWMFAKWKLRFLDDPKGVYGAAETVNSIGSKELEAKAPEVAKFLKNFQWASKDEIGQVMLAIQDGAKPEAAAKDWVAKHPDRVAEWTK
- a CDS encoding DUF485 domain-containing protein; the protein is MNDSIYLSIQNSPRFKELVKKRERFAWILSAIMLGLYSGFILLIAYGPQLLGTKISAGSSITWGIPIGVGLIVSAFILTGIYVRRANGEFDDLNNAILKEAQQ
- a CDS encoding cation acetate symporter, producing the protein MIRRLLALLSIAAFAPAAWAADALTGEVHKQPLNVSAIVMFVVFVGATLCITYWASKRNKSAADYYAAGGKITGFQNGLAIAGDYMSAASFLGISALVFTSGYDGLIYSIGFLVGWPIILFLIAERLRNLGKYTFADVASYRLGQTQIRTLSACGSLVVVAFYLIAQMVGAGKLIQLLFGLDYHVAVILVGILMCLYVLFGGMLATTWVQIIKAVLLLSGASFMALMVMKHVNFDFNTLFSEAIKVHAKGEAIMSPGGLVKDPISAFSLGLALMFGTAGLPHILMRFFTVSDAKEARKSVLYATGFIGYFYILTFIIGFGAILLVSTNPAFKDAAGALLGGNNMAAVHLANAVGGSVFLGFISAVAFATILAVVAGLTLAGASAVSHDLYASVIKKGKANEKDEIRVSKITTVALGVLAIGLGILFESQNIAFMVGLAFSIAASCNFPVLLLSMYWKKLTTRGAMVGGWLGLVSAVGLMILGPTIWVQILHNEKAIFPYEYPALFSMIIAFIGIWFFSVTDKSAAAENERALFFPQFVRSQTGLGASGAVSH